Proteins from one Cicer arietinum cultivar CDC Frontier isolate Library 1 chromosome 3, Cicar.CDCFrontier_v2.0, whole genome shotgun sequence genomic window:
- the LOC101512385 gene encoding uncharacterized protein: MAQSQGPDPHKNEVIRLERESVIPILKPRLIMTLANLIEHSSDRAEFLKLSKRVEYTIRAWYLLQFEDLMQLYSLFDPVHGAQKLEQQKLASEEIDVLEQNFLTYLFQVLEKSNFKIVTDEEIEVAHSGQYLLNLPITVDEAKLDKTLLKKYFAEHHCDNLPDFSDKYVIFRRGIGIDRTTDYFVMEKVDMLIGRFWAYLLRITKLEKVLSRRAKRFSKKDSDGNEIVREANGDDFYVERIRLENMQLSSRNLLGQTLIQEPTFDRIIVVYRRASTKSKAERGIFVKHFKNIPMADMEIVLPEKKNPGLTPMDWVKFLASAIVGLVAVFSSLEMPSADWWVIFAVLSTVIGYIVKTYFTFQQNLAQYQNLITQSMYDKQLDSGKGTLLHLCDDVIQQEVKEVILSFFILMEQGKATRQDLDHWCEELIKEEFGEECNFDVDDAVGKLEKLGIVNRDSIGRYQCVGLKRANEIIGTTTEELVLKARQGNMTT, from the exons ATGGCACAATCTCAGGGACCGGATCCGCACAAGAATGAAGTTATCCGTTTAGAGCGTGAATCTGTCATTCCAATTCTCAAGCCTAGACTCATCATGACCTTGGCAAATCTTATtg AACATAGTTCCGACCGGGCGGAGTTTTTGAAGCTCTCGAAGAGGGTAGAGTACACAATTCGAGCTTGGTACCTTCTACAATTTGAGGATTTGATG CAACTCTACTCCCTCTTTGATCCTGTGCACGGGGCACAGAAGTTGGAACAACAGAAGCTAGCTTCTGAAGAAATTGATGTACTTGAACAGAATTTCTTGACATACCTATTTCAG GTATTGGAAAAAAGCAACTTCAAGATAGTGACTGATGAGGAGATTGAGGTTGCACATTCAGGCCAGTATCTTCTAAATCTTCCCATCACTGTTGATGAAGCTAAG CTTGACAAGACACTCTTGAAGAAATATTTTGCAGAGCATCATTGTGATAACCTTCCAGATTTCTCTGATAAG TATGTTATCTTTCGGCGAGGCATTGGAATTGACCGAACAACCGATTATTTTGTCATGGAGAAAGTGGACATGCTCATTGGAAGATTTTGGGCTTATCTGTTAAGAATAACTAA GTTGGAAAAGGTTTTGTCAAGAAGGGCAAAAAGGTTTAGTAAGAAGGATTCAGATGGCAATGAAATTGTCCGTGAAGCAAACGGCGATGACTTTTATGTGGAACGGATACGTCTTGAAAATATGCAACTAAG CTCCCGTAATTTACTTGGCCAGACCTTGATCCAAGAACCGACTTTTGATAGGATAATTGTTGTATACAG GAGAGCCAGTACCAAATCTAAAGCAGAACGAGGAATATTTGTGAAGCATTTTAAAAACATTCCAATGGCTGACATGGAAATAGTTCTT CCAGAAAAGAAAAACCCCGGATTAACTCCAATGGATTGGGTCAAGTTTCTTGCATCAGCAATAGTTGGACTG GTTGCTGTATTTAGTTCACTCGAAATGCCTTCGGCTGATTGGTGGGTCATATTTGCCGTTCTTTCCACAGTAATTGGTTACATTGTTAAGACATATTTCAC GTTCCAACAAAACTTGGCTCAATACCAAAATTTGATTACACAGTCAATGTACGACAAACAACTCGACAGCGGAAAGGGTACACTTCTCCATTTGTGTGACGACGTCATTCAACAAGAA GTCAAAGAGGTGATACTTTCATTCTTCATTCTAATGGAACAGGGTAAAGCTACAAGACAG GATCTTGATCACTGGTGTGAGGAACTAATCAAAGAGGAGTTTGGGGAGGAATGTAATTTTGATGTGGATGATGCGGTTGGGAAATTAGAGAAGTTGGGTATTGTCAATCGG GATTCTATTGGTCGATATCAATGTGTTGGACTAAAACGGGCTAATGAGATCATTGGCACCACCACTGAAGAGCTTGTGCTCAAGGCGAGACAGGGAAACATGACTACTTAA